In a genomic window of Helianthus annuus cultivar XRQ/B chromosome 10, HanXRQr2.0-SUNRISE, whole genome shotgun sequence:
- the LOC110880801 gene encoding uncharacterized protein LOC110880801 — translation MVRTHLKAAQDRQKSYADKRRRPIEFQVGNKVMPKVSPWKGVIRFRKKGKLSPRFIGPFTVIERVGKVAYRLDLAEELSRIHSTFHVSHLRKCLADETTYIHYDDIEVDDRLNYVVKPVAILDRKVKTLRNKEINQVKVKWEHKKGADTTWESEEEMQRLYPTLFDTNELEEEEERSEGEGELGFEKLTRAQRKRLRKNKLNEGASKGNRLLDRS, via the exons ATGGTCCGAACTCACTTAAAAGCAGCTCAAGACCGACAAAAGTCGTACGCTGATAAACGGAGAAGACCAATTGAATTTCAAGTCGGTAACAAAGTCATGCCCAAGGTGTCCCCATGGAAGGGAGTTATCCGGTTCAGAAAGAAAGGGAAATTGAGCCCAAGATTTATCGGACCATTTACGGTTATCGAACGGGTAGGAAAAGTAGCTTATCGTCTTGATCTAGCGGAGGAACTAAGCAGAATTCATAGCACATTTCATGTGTCACATCTTCGAAAATGTCTAGCGGATGAGACAActtatatccactacgatgatatcgaggtggatgaCAGATTAAACTATGTGGTAAAACCTGTTGCGATTCTGGATCGTAAGGTGAAAACCTTAAGGAATAAAGAGATCAatcaagtaaaggtcaaatgggaacacaAGAAGGGTGCAGAtaccacatgggaatccgaagaggaaATGCAACGGCTTTACCCTACtctatttg ATACAAATGAAttggaggaagaagaagaaaggagTGAAGGAGAGggtgaattagggtttgaaaaGCTCACAAGAGCTCAGAGAAAAAGGCTTCGAAAGAATAAGCTAAATGAAGGTGCTTCTAAAGGAAACAGATTATTAGACCGCAGTTGA